One genomic window of Glycine soja cultivar W05 chromosome 9, ASM419377v2, whole genome shotgun sequence includes the following:
- the LOC114425904 gene encoding uncharacterized protein LOC114425904, translated as MYGFRLFINEDLKDIEDYKNRFDPSQLSLVTCSQRLSQVSYSAQPTSEDRFLYNAQVKSLSELCELKKECVCVAVAMITKFLVGNGWIYESCPKCNKKVECEKFPYTCQGCGNESATIVARVCI; from the exons atgtatgGTTTTAGGCTATTTATCAATGAAGATTTGAAGGACAttgaagattataaaaatag ATTTGATCCAAGTCAACTAAGCCTTGTGACTTGCAGTCAAAGGTTGAGTCAAGTCTCTTATTCTGCCCAACCTACTTCAGAGGATAGATTTCTTTATAATGCTCAAGTTAAATCATTAAGTGAACtttgtgagttgaaaaag GAATGTGTTTGTGTGGCTGTTGCCATGATAACCAAGTTCTTAGTTGGCAATGGTTGGATATATGAAAGTTGCCCAAAATGTAACAAGAAAGTGGAATGTGAGAAATTTCCATACACCTGTCAAGGTTGTGGAAATGAAAGTGCAACAATTGTGGCCAGGGTATGTATTTAA